The Flavobacterium psychrotrophum region CTGCTGCAGAACGGGTTTCTTTCAGGTTCTGCCCAGATACCACACCGTTATAGTCGCCACTGGCATCGCCCACATAACCACGAACGTATACTACCTCAGCATCTTTACCTACCCTGTTTTTTATTCCGTCAAGCGGAGAAACTTCATATTTTGCTTTAAGCGAAGAGCTACCGCCACCCACAGTCATCATCTTAATGGCATTTTCGCCAATAACCACGATCTTTTTGCTTTTGTTTACATCAACCGGTAGCACATTGCCTGTGTTTTTAAGCAGTACAATACCTTCTTCAGCAATCTTTCTTCCCGCAAGGGCGTGTTCCTGTGTACCAAAAGAACCATACGGCCTGTTTGGGTTCATGGTAGTGCGGTAGGCAAGGCGCATAATGTTGCGCACCTTCTCGTCAAGTTCTTTAGTACCCACTTCTCCGGATTGTATCATCCTCAGGTAAGGATTTGCCAGGTAGTAACGATCATATACATTTTTTTCTCCTTTAGAAAGACCATCTGTCCAGGTACCAAACTCCATGTCAAGCCCATTAAATATTGCTTGCTTGGTATCGTTAGCCCCACCCCAGTCGGCCACTACAACACCGTTAAAACCCCACTCCTTGCGCAGGATGTCCTGTAGCAGGTACTCGTTATGGCAATTGTACTGGTTACGGTATTTGTTGTAAGAACCCATTATAGCCCAGGCATCACCTTCCTGCACAGCTGCTTTAAAGGCAGGCAGGTAAATTTCGTATAAAGCACGGTCGTCTACATTAACGTTTACCGTGTGGCGGTTTGTTTCCTGGTTATTAAGAGCAAAGTGTTTAACACAGGCGGCAACACCACTACCCTGTACACCTTTGATATACGGTACAACCATTTGCCCGGCAAGGAAAGGATCTTCGCCCATGTACTCAAAGTTACGGCCGTTTAACGGGCTGCGGTAAATATTTACACCGGGGCCTAATAGTACATTCTTATTACGGTAACGGGCTTCTTCGCCAATGCTTTTACCATATAGTGCAGACATTTCCCTGTTCCATGTAGCTGATAAAGCCGTTAGTGCCGGGAATGCGATACAAGAGTCGTTATTCCAGCCGGCCTGGTCCCACTCATCCCACAACACTTCAGAGCGTATACCGTGAGGACCATCGGTCATCCAGTTTTCAGGGATACCAAGCCTTGGCACGCCCGGCGAACTGAATTTAGACTGTGCGTGTATCATGGCTATCTTTTCTTCAACCGTCATTTTAGAGACTGCATCTTCTATGCGCTCCTCTACAGGCTTAGAATTATCCAGGTATACCGGGAGTTTTTGCTGCCCGTTTACCGTGGCTACTATACAAAGTACGCCCAGGGTAATAAGTTTTTTTATCATTTGTATCTATTGTTTTATTTGAGGTTAAAGTTAATGTTCTTTACGCTGTCGCTGCTTGTACCTATCATCAGCTGGAATTCACCAGGCTCGCTTGCATACTCCAGGTTTGAGTTATAAAATTTAAGCAGGTCTTCAGTTATTTTAAAGGTAACGGTTTTAGATTCGCCTGCTTTAAGCACTATCTTTTCAAAGCCCTTAAGCTCTTTTACCGGTCTTGATATGCTGGCAACAAGATCTCTTATATACAGCTGCACTACTTCGGCACCGTCTTTTTTACCTGTGTTTTTAACGGTTACTGTTGCGGTTATATCATTGCCTTTAGCCATTTTATTGCTGCTCAATGTTATATCGCTATATTCAAAAGTAGTATAACTTAACCCGTAACCAAACGGATACAGCGGTGCGTTCTTCTCATCCATGTAATTGCTCCTGAATTTTTCAAAGCCTTTATCAGATGCCGGCCTGCCTGTATTAAGGTGGTTATAGTACAACGGAATTTGCGCTACACTCCTTGGGAAAGTTGAAACCAGTTTACCACTAGGGTTTACATCGCCAAACACCACATCTGCAATAGCCTGTGCAGCCTCTGTACCACCAAACCATACATTAAGAATAGACGGCACATTTTCCTGCTCCCAAACAAGCGTCATGGGGCGGCCTGCAAAAAGAACCAATACCACCGGCTTACCGGTTTGCAGCAGTTTTGCCAGCAACCTTTTTTGTACCTCCGGTATGCCAATATCAGTACGGCTGCTTGATTCGCCACTCATTTCAGAAGCTTCGCCCATAGCCGCAACAATAACATCGGCTTTAGAGGCAATGTCAAGGGCTTCTTTAGTCAGTTCTTCCTCTGTCCTGTTATCACGCGGAATATCCCTGCCAAACATCGTGGCATCCTGCTGCATTTTAGCATCTGCCAAAAGGTTAGATCCTACCGCATATAGTATTTTAGCTTCTTTGCCTCCTACTTCTTTTAAACCCTCAACAAGTGTTAGTGGTTTTTCAAGTTTGGCAGCCACACTCCAGGTACCTACCATGTTTGAGCCTGAATTAGCCAATGGGCCTATAACAGCAATGGTTTTTTTACGATCTATCGGCAGTATATTACCTTCGTTTTTAAGCAGTACAAAACTTTGTGAAGCCGTTTTTCTTGCTGCAGCCCTGTGTTCTTTATTATAAATTTCTTTTTTGGCTCTTTTATCATCGCAAAATTTATACGGATCTTTAAAAAGCCCAAGCCTGTATTTTGCCTCCAGTATACGGCGGCACGCCTGGTCTATTTGTGCTTCCGTTACTTTGCCTTCTTTTAGGGAAGCAGGCAGTGTACCCACAAATCCTTCGGCTACCATATCCATATCAAGGCCTGCCTTAAGCGCCAGTACCGATGCCTGTTGCAAATCGCCCAGGCCATGGCTGGTAATTTCGCCCACACCCTGATAATCGGCTACTGTAAAGCCCTGAAAATCCCATTGCTTACGCAGCACATCTGTAAGCAGCCACTTATTAGCGTGTGCTGGCACTGCATCTACCACGTTAAAAGATGCCATAACACTAGCTACCCCCTGCTCTACAGCAGCTTTATACGGGTAAAAATATTCGTTGTACATCCTTACATGGCTCATATCTGCAGTATTATAATCACGACCCGCTTCTCCTGCACCATAAAGCGCAAAGTGCTTTACACAGGCAAGTATATTTGAGTTTTGAGAAAATGAATTGTCTTTGCCCTGGTAACCCCTAACCATAGCTTTGGCAATCTGGCCTCCAAGGAACGGGTCTTCACCACTACCTTCAGACACACGGCCCCAACGCGGGTCTCGGGCAATATCTACCATAGGGCTAAACGTCCAGTTAATACCATCAGCGCTGGCCTCTTTAGCGGCAATCTGGGCAGATTGCTCTATGGCATTCATATCCCAGGTACAGGCGATGCCTAATGGGATAGGAAAAACCGACTCATACCCGTGTATTACATCCATACCAAACAGCATGGGAATTTTCATGCGGCTCTCAGTTACGGCTATTCGTTGTATCTCTTTTATCTTGGCAACACCTTTAATATTGAACATACCCCCTACCTGGCCTTTGCGTATTTTATCGGCAATGCCACTATTGCTGCCAAGGCCTGTAATAATGTCGCCTTCGCTGGGTAAGTTAAGCTGCCCTATTTTTTCTTCTACCGTCATTTTGCTCATCAGGTTGTTGATGAACGCATCCATTTTCGGGTCTTTTGGTGCCTGTGCCTTTAGCGATATCGCCGAGGCAGCCACCAATAATAATGTTACAATTTTTTTCATTTTATTTATTTTGTGTCGTTAGCCCTCTTGCCATGAAGGCTCTTTAATTGAATGTAAAACTAAAACGATATAGTAGCATTACAATACCCTATATTGTAA contains the following coding sequences:
- a CDS encoding glycoside hydrolase family 3 C-terminal domain-containing protein, whose product is MIKKLITLGVLCIVATVNGQQKLPVYLDNSKPVEERIEDAVSKMTVEEKIAMIHAQSKFSSPGVPRLGIPENWMTDGPHGIRSEVLWDEWDQAGWNNDSCIAFPALTALSATWNREMSALYGKSIGEEARYRNKNVLLGPGVNIYRSPLNGRNFEYMGEDPFLAGQMVVPYIKGVQGSGVAACVKHFALNNQETNRHTVNVNVDDRALYEIYLPAFKAAVQEGDAWAIMGSYNKYRNQYNCHNEYLLQDILRKEWGFNGVVVADWGGANDTKQAIFNGLDMEFGTWTDGLSKGEKNVYDRYYLANPYLRMIQSGEVGTKELDEKVRNIMRLAYRTTMNPNRPYGSFGTQEHALAGRKIAEEGIVLLKNTGNVLPVDVNKSKKIVVIGENAIKMMTVGGGSSSLKAKYEVSPLDGIKNRVGKDAEVVYVRGYVGDASGDYNGVVSGQNLKETRSAAELKAEALNAAKGADVVIFVGGLNKSDFQDSEGRDRKELDLPYNQSDLISALAKVNKNLVFVNISGNAVAMPFVTQVPSIVQGWYLGTEAGNALAAVLFGDVNPSGKLTFSFPVKLSDNPAHSVGEFPGTKDVNYTEGIFVGYRWHENKKIKPLFPFGHGLSYTTFKYGAVTLDKKQVTKDGKVTVSVKVKNTGKREGAEIVQLYIADVKSSLPRPVKELKGFEKVNLKAGEEKTVTFTIDKTALSFFDDKKHEWVAEPGDFQAIIGASSQDVKGTATFTLK
- the bglX gene encoding beta-glucosidase BglX; its protein translation is MKKIVTLLLVAASAISLKAQAPKDPKMDAFINNLMSKMTVEEKIGQLNLPSEGDIITGLGSNSGIADKIRKGQVGGMFNIKGVAKIKEIQRIAVTESRMKIPMLFGMDVIHGYESVFPIPLGIACTWDMNAIEQSAQIAAKEASADGINWTFSPMVDIARDPRWGRVSEGSGEDPFLGGQIAKAMVRGYQGKDNSFSQNSNILACVKHFALYGAGEAGRDYNTADMSHVRMYNEYFYPYKAAVEQGVASVMASFNVVDAVPAHANKWLLTDVLRKQWDFQGFTVADYQGVGEITSHGLGDLQQASVLALKAGLDMDMVAEGFVGTLPASLKEGKVTEAQIDQACRRILEAKYRLGLFKDPYKFCDDKRAKKEIYNKEHRAAARKTASQSFVLLKNEGNILPIDRKKTIAVIGPLANSGSNMVGTWSVAAKLEKPLTLVEGLKEVGGKEAKILYAVGSNLLADAKMQQDATMFGRDIPRDNRTEEELTKEALDIASKADVIVAAMGEASEMSGESSSRTDIGIPEVQKRLLAKLLQTGKPVVLVLFAGRPMTLVWEQENVPSILNVWFGGTEAAQAIADVVFGDVNPSGKLVSTFPRSVAQIPLYYNHLNTGRPASDKGFEKFRSNYMDEKNAPLYPFGYGLSYTTFEYSDITLSSNKMAKGNDITATVTVKNTGKKDGAEVVQLYIRDLVASISRPVKELKGFEKIVLKAGESKTVTFKITEDLLKFYNSNLEYASEPGEFQLMIGTSSDSVKNINFNLK